The Manihot esculenta cultivar AM560-2 chromosome 1, M.esculenta_v8, whole genome shotgun sequence genome has a window encoding:
- the LOC110621505 gene encoding uncharacterized protein LOC110621505: MERQILDSVLWCRHVNKKKRNTREDQQQRVNLNVLEPFAPRILVLHELVSFVHDHVNVPNLSQLVGSTSANDSAVTMKGQHDQSAGTNLSVLEAFLFGCTMGHRLISTCIFIFNLIQMDNRNHPSMLIDTILSGHFRIQLK, from the exons ATGGAGAGGCAG ATTCTAGACTCTGTATTATGGTGCAGGCAtgtgaacaaaaaaaaaagaaatacaagGGAAGACCAACAACAGAGAGTTAACTTGAATGTACTGGAACCATTTGCACCCAGGATCCTGGTTCTTCATGAGCTTGTTTCTTTCGTTCATGACCATGTTAACGTGCCTAACCTAAGTCAGTTGGTAGGATCAACTTCAGCAAATGATTCGGCAGTTACAATGAAAGGTCAACATGATCAGAGTGCAGGAACAAATTTATCTGTTTTGGAAG CATTTTTGTTCGGGTGTACTATGGGGCATCGGTTAATCAGCACCTGCATTTTTATCTTCAATTTGATTCAGATGGACAATAGGAATCATCCAAGCATGCTAATAGATACAATACTTTCTGGACATTTCAGAATTCAGCTGAAATAA
- the LOC110613885 gene encoding protein indeterminate-domain 12, giving the protein MFPAAMSNSTSLSEDASVSSGNRVQDFCGLNPVVSTVSPQQQQQPKIKKKRSLPGNPDPDAEVIALSPKTLLATNRFVCEICNKGFQRDQNLQLHRRGHNLPWKLKQRNSKEIKKRAYVCPEPSCVHHHPSRALGDLTGIKKHYCRKHGEKKWKCEKCSKIYAVQSDWKAHSKTCGTREYRCDCGTLFSRKDSFITHRAFCDALAEESARLSAHQLVSANPTAQTLLLQNPQPNPSLLPLTTHHHHQLSLNPWDPPPQNPSDPPQNPVQIKPETHQFQLAPLFQEPPLSLPTHKGLMTSPFQNLSNPAVSASSHHLSATALLQKAATVGATQSVGLSHMTQLDMGEFRAVSQTAGDSVGQNPCQGSYLDNLAAWQKNDRLTRDFLGLKGEGHAANGNGNVANGNGGVNVSINMRGMLTYTGGVGLQQYSERDHTMSKPRGFAYPQQPPPASETWGDC; this is encoded by the exons AGCCATGTCCAATTCAACTTCTTTGTCTGAGGATGCCAGTGTTTCTTCCGGTAATAGAGTTCAGGACTTTTGTGGTTTAAACCCTGTGGTTTCCACCGTTTCTCCTCAGCAGCAACAGCAACCCAAGATCAAGAAGAAGAGAAGCCTACCAGGAAACCCAG ACCCAGATGCCGAAGTGATAGCATTATCTCCAAAGACCTTGCTAGCTACCAATAGATTTGTGTGTGAGATCTGCAACAAAGGGTTTCAGAGAGATCAGAATCTTCAACTTCACAGGAGAGGCCATAACCTTCCGTGGAAGCTGAAGCAACGAAACAGTAAAGAGATCAAAAAGAGAGCCTATGTTTGCCCAGAGCCATCGTGTGTTCACCACCATCCTTCAAGGGCTTTGGGTGACCTCACGGGTATCAAGAAACACTATTGCAGAAAACATGGAGAGAAGAAATGGAAGTGCGAAAAGTGTTCAAAGATCTATGCTGTTCAATCAGATTGGAAGGCTCACTCTAAAACCTGTGGAACTAGAGAGTACAGATGTGACTGTGGAACCCTTTTCTCCAG GAAGGATAGCTTCATAACGCACAGGGCATTCTGTGATGCATTAGCAGAAGAAAGTGCAAGACTCTCAGCTCACCAATTAGTTTCCGCAAATCCAACTGCCCAAACTCTCCTCCTACAAAATCCACAACCCAACCCTTCTCTCCTCCCCCTCACTACCCACCACCATCATCAGCTCTCTCTCAACCCCTGGGACCCACCACCTCAAAACCCTAGCGATCCTCCTCAAAACCCAGTTCAAATCAAGCCTGAAACTCACCAGTTCCAGCTTGCACCCctcttccaagaaccgccactATCCTTGCCAACCCACAAGGGTTTGATGACCTCACCCTTCCAAAACCTATCAAACCCTGCCGTATCAGCATCGTCGCACCACCTGTCAGCCACTGCACTGCTCCAAAAGGCTGCAACTGTAGGTGCAACTCAGTCGGTTGGTCTCAGTCACATGACCCAATTGGACATGGGCGAGTTCAGGGCGGTGAGTCAGACCGCGGGTGACTCGGTGGGTCAGAATCCCTGTCAGGGGTCTTACCTGGATAATCTGGCTGCGTGGCAGAAAAATGACCGTTTGACAAGAGACTTTCTGGGTCTGAAAGGCGAAGGCCACGCTGCCAATGGCAACGGAAACGTGGCGAACGGGAATGGTGGAGTTAACGTTAGCATTAATATGAGGGGAATGCTAACGTATACAGGGGGAGTAGGGTTGCAGCAATACAGTGAGAGAGACCACACAATGTCGAAACCCCGTGGCTTTGCATACCCCCAGCAGCCTCCCCCAGCATCGGAGACGTGGGGCGACTGCTAA